A single window of Streptomyces griseoviridis DNA harbors:
- a CDS encoding beta-class carbonic anhydrase: MTTSASATTGHEDAIPGADAVIDRLVEANEEYASAFTDPGMDARPVLHVAVVSCMDARIDLHAALGLELGDCHTIRNAGGVVTDDVIRSLTISQRKLGTHSVILIHHTGCGLEAITEEFRTELEMEVGQRPAWAVESFRDVDQDVRQSMQRVRTSPFLLHKDDVRGFVFDVKTGLLREIDPA; the protein is encoded by the coding sequence ATGACGACTTCCGCATCAGCCACCACCGGGCACGAGGACGCCATACCGGGCGCCGACGCCGTGATCGACCGCTTGGTCGAGGCGAACGAGGAGTACGCCTCCGCCTTCACCGATCCGGGAATGGACGCCAGGCCCGTCCTGCACGTCGCCGTGGTGTCCTGCATGGACGCCAGGATCGACCTGCACGCGGCGCTCGGCCTCGAACTGGGTGACTGCCACACCATCCGCAACGCGGGCGGCGTGGTCACCGACGACGTGATCCGCTCGCTCACCATCAGCCAGCGCAAGCTCGGCACGCACAGCGTGATACTGATCCACCACACGGGCTGCGGCCTCGAGGCGATCACCGAGGAGTTCCGCACCGAGCTGGAGATGGAGGTCGGCCAGCGCCCCGCGTGGGCGGTGGAGTCCTTCAGGGACGTCGACCAGGACGTGCGGCAGTCCATGCAGCGCGTCAGGACCTCGCCGTTCCTCCTGCACAAGGACGACGTGCGAGGCTTCGTCTTCGACGTGAAGACGGGCCTGCTGCGCGAGATCGATCCCGCGTGA
- a CDS encoding peptidoglycan D,D-transpeptidase FtsI family protein — protein MSDREPPRRRVPGPARPSRPAGRRPGPGARPARRPAPARSPAPKLLRLGSHRPRLRMISLALTLVLIAFVVRLLQVQAVDASEYAAKAGQNRYVGHVLAAERGGITDRNGVALATSVDAYDLTADPTMFDREHLKIDDGPEQAAALLAPILGVEQAALLKKLRPANKQLRYVLLARRQTPQVWTQIKELRSALAQKGRSDSSTVNVLAGVFADPSSKRVYPNGDLAAGILGWVNDEGKGGGGIEQQLNARLSGKDGKIRYAQSGGRLVPTAGSTETPAVPGNDVELTIDRDIQWAAQNAISEQVEKSKADRGYVIVQDTRTGQILAMADSPGFDPNDLSKADPAALGNAALQDAYEPGSTAKVMSMAAVLEQNVATPLTHVVVPNRLHRGDRLFKDDIDHPTWNLTLNGVLAKSSNIGTILATGQLGKTQPEANKVLYDYLRKFGIGGYTGLDFPGETKGILAPPDTWSTSQQYTIPFGQGVSINALQAASVYSTIANGGVRVAPTLVRGEKGPDGRFTPAAKPEETRVVSEKTAKTVARMLESVVDDEQGTGTKARIPGYRVAGKTGTANRVDPATGKYRGYTSSFAGFAPADQPRITVYCAIQNATEGGYFGGQICGPIYKEVMEFALKTLQVPPTGAKAASLPVTFTP, from the coding sequence GTGTCCGACAGGGAACCGCCGCGGCGCCGCGTGCCCGGCCCCGCGCGCCCCTCGCGCCCCGCGGGACGGCGGCCGGGACCCGGCGCCCGCCCCGCCCGCCGCCCGGCCCCGGCCCGCTCCCCGGCACCCAAACTGCTCCGCCTGGGCAGCCACCGGCCCCGGCTGCGGATGATCAGCCTGGCCCTGACCCTCGTCCTGATCGCGTTCGTGGTGCGGCTGCTCCAGGTGCAGGCCGTCGACGCCAGCGAGTACGCGGCCAAGGCCGGGCAGAACCGCTACGTCGGCCACGTCCTGGCCGCCGAGCGCGGCGGCATCACCGACCGCAACGGCGTCGCCCTCGCCACCAGCGTGGACGCCTACGACCTGACCGCCGACCCGACGATGTTCGACCGCGAGCACCTGAAGATCGACGACGGTCCCGAGCAGGCGGCGGCCCTCCTCGCGCCGATCCTCGGCGTGGAGCAGGCCGCGCTCCTCAAGAAGCTCCGCCCGGCCAACAAGCAGCTGCGCTACGTCCTGCTGGCCCGCCGTCAGACCCCGCAGGTCTGGACGCAGATCAAGGAGTTGCGCAGCGCGCTCGCCCAGAAGGGCCGCAGCGACTCCTCCACCGTCAACGTCCTGGCCGGCGTCTTCGCCGACCCCAGCAGCAAGCGCGTCTACCCCAACGGCGACCTCGCCGCCGGGATACTGGGCTGGGTCAACGACGAGGGCAAGGGCGGCGGCGGCATCGAGCAGCAGCTCAACGCGCGGCTCTCGGGCAAGGACGGCAAGATCCGCTACGCCCAGTCGGGCGGCCGCCTGGTGCCCACCGCCGGGTCGACCGAGACGCCCGCGGTGCCCGGCAACGACGTCGAGCTGACCATCGACCGCGACATCCAGTGGGCCGCGCAGAACGCCATCAGCGAGCAGGTCGAGAAGTCGAAGGCGGACCGCGGTTACGTCATCGTCCAGGACACCCGCACCGGCCAGATCCTCGCCATGGCCGACTCGCCCGGCTTCGACCCCAACGACCTCTCCAAGGCGGACCCCGCGGCCCTCGGCAACGCGGCCCTCCAGGACGCCTACGAGCCCGGCTCCACCGCCAAGGTCATGTCCATGGCCGCCGTGCTGGAGCAGAACGTCGCCACCCCGCTGACGCACGTCGTCGTGCCCAACCGGCTGCACCGCGGCGACCGCCTCTTCAAGGACGACATCGACCACCCGACCTGGAACCTGACGCTCAACGGCGTCCTCGCCAAGTCCAGCAACATCGGCACCATCCTGGCCACCGGGCAGCTCGGCAAGACCCAGCCGGAGGCCAACAAGGTGCTCTACGACTACCTGCGCAAGTTCGGCATCGGCGGCTACACCGGGCTCGACTTCCCCGGCGAGACCAAGGGCATCCTGGCCCCGCCCGACACCTGGTCGACGTCGCAGCAGTACACGATCCCTTTCGGCCAGGGCGTCTCCATCAACGCGCTCCAGGCCGCGTCCGTCTACTCGACGATCGCCAACGGCGGCGTCCGGGTCGCGCCCACCCTGGTGCGCGGCGAGAAGGGCCCCGACGGGCGCTTCACCCCGGCGGCCAAGCCCGAGGAGACCCGGGTGGTCAGCGAGAAGACGGCCAAAACCGTCGCCAGGATGCTGGAGTCCGTCGTCGACGACGAGCAGGGCACCGGCACCAAGGCCCGCATCCCCGGCTACCGGGTCGCGGGCAAGACCGGTACGGCCAACCGTGTGGATCCGGCCACCGGCAAGTACCGCGGCTACACCTCGTCGTTCGCCGGGTTCGCGCCCGCCGACCAGCCGCGGATCACCGTCTACTGCGCCATCCAGAACGCCACCGAGGGCGGTTACTTCGGCGGCCAGATCTGCGGACCCATCTACAAGGAGGTGATGGAGTTCGCGCTCAAGACCCTCCAGGTGCCGCCCACCGGGGCCAAGGCCGCGAGCCTGCCCGTCACCTTCACGCCCTGA
- a CDS encoding AAA family ATPase gives MTTYDDRARLTDLTATVERVRSSVEGVIEGKPEVVRLSLTVLLAEGHLLIEDVPGVGKTMLAKALARSIDCSVRRIQFTPDLLPSDITGVSIWDQQRRDFEFKPGAIFAQIVIGDEINRASPKTQSALLESMEERQVTIDGQTYELPSPFMVVATQNPVEMEGTYPLPEAQRDRFMARVSVGYPSVEAELQMLDVHGGVSPLEDLQPVAHAHDIVKLVETVRGVHVAETVRRYAVDLVSATRSHPDLRLGASPRATLHLLRAAKASAALSGREYALPDDVQSLAVAVLAHRLLPTAQAQLNRRTAEQVVQEILQRTPVPQQQGGQGAGHGAPGYGQQPPRRL, from the coding sequence GTGACGACCTATGACGATCGAGCGCGCCTTACAGATCTGACCGCCACTGTGGAGCGTGTCCGCAGTTCGGTGGAAGGAGTGATCGAAGGCAAGCCCGAGGTCGTGCGGCTTTCGCTGACGGTGCTGCTCGCCGAGGGACATCTTCTGATCGAGGATGTCCCCGGCGTGGGCAAGACGATGCTCGCCAAGGCGCTCGCGCGGTCCATCGACTGCTCGGTGCGGCGCATCCAGTTCACCCCCGACCTGCTGCCCTCGGACATCACCGGGGTGTCCATCTGGGACCAGCAGCGCCGTGACTTCGAGTTCAAACCGGGCGCGATCTTCGCCCAGATCGTCATCGGCGACGAGATCAACCGCGCCTCCCCCAAGACCCAGTCCGCGCTGCTCGAGTCGATGGAGGAGCGCCAGGTCACCATCGACGGGCAGACCTACGAACTGCCCAGCCCCTTCATGGTGGTGGCCACCCAGAACCCGGTCGAGATGGAGGGCACCTACCCGCTGCCCGAGGCGCAGCGCGACCGCTTCATGGCCCGGGTCTCGGTGGGCTACCCCAGCGTGGAGGCCGAGCTGCAGATGCTCGACGTGCACGGCGGGGTCTCCCCCCTCGAGGACCTCCAGCCGGTCGCCCACGCGCACGACATCGTGAAGCTGGTCGAGACGGTCAGAGGCGTCCATGTCGCCGAGACGGTCCGCCGCTACGCCGTCGACCTGGTGTCCGCCACCCGCAGCCACCCCGACCTCAGACTCGGCGCCTCCCCGCGCGCGACGCTGCACCTGCTGCGCGCGGCGAAGGCGTCCGCCGCGCTCAGCGGCCGGGAGTACGCCCTCCCCGACGACGTGCAGTCCCTCGCGGTCGCCGTCCTCGCGCACCGGCTGCTGCCGACCGCGCAGGCCCAGCTGAACCGCCGCACCGCGGAGCAGGTGGTCCAGGAGATCCTCCAGCGCACCCCGGTGCCCCAGCAGCAGGGCGGTCAGGGCGCCGGCCACGGCGCGCCGGGCTACGGCCAGCAGCCGCCCCGGAGGCTGTGA
- a CDS encoding septum formation initiator family protein — MKGRPELKGRAARLAGLLPAAPGNQAARTPFVLLVVVLLGGGLIGLLMLNSALSEGSFRLDDLQRDTKSLTDEEQALQRDIDAYSAPDALQRRARELGMVPGGDPAFLGSDGTVKGVPSPAAARQSAAPVPLVLRVPETAHTAGAGSADPTPPPGGAAPATPAPAVPSAPATEVPPPTTTPGR; from the coding sequence GTGAAGGGCCGACCTGAACTGAAGGGGCGGGCCGCCCGGCTGGCCGGGCTGCTGCCCGCCGCCCCGGGCAACCAGGCCGCCCGCACCCCGTTCGTGCTGCTCGTCGTGGTGCTCCTCGGCGGCGGCCTGATCGGGCTCCTGATGCTGAACTCGGCGCTCAGCGAGGGCTCGTTCCGCCTGGACGACCTGCAACGGGACACCAAGAGCCTCACCGACGAGGAGCAGGCGCTCCAGCGGGACATCGACGCCTACTCCGCGCCCGACGCCCTCCAGCGCCGCGCCCGTGAACTGGGCATGGTCCCCGGCGGCGACCCCGCGTTCCTCGGCTCCGACGGCACCGTCAAGGGCGTCCCGTCGCCGGCCGCCGCCCGGCAGTCCGCGGCGCCCGTCCCGCTGGTGCTGCGGGTGCCGGAGACCGCCCACACCGCGGGCGCGGGGAGCGCCGACCCCACCCCGCCGCCCGGCGGCGCCGCCCCGGCCACGCCCGCCCCCGCCGTCCCGTCCGCCCCCGCGACCGAAGTCCCCCCTCCGACCACGACCCCCGGCAGGTGA
- the rsmH gene encoding 16S rRNA (cytosine(1402)-N(4))-methyltransferase RsmH, producing the protein MSQSRHVPVMLQRCLDLLAPALERPGSVVVDCTLGLGGHSEALLTRFPEARLVALDRDKEALRLSGERLAPFGERATLVHAVYDELPDVLDRLGTPRVQGVLFDLGVSSMQLDEADRGFAYAQDAPLDMRMDQSTGMSAAEVLNTYPPGELVRILRAYGEEKQAKRIVSAVVRERDKEPFSSSARLVELIRDALPQAAKRTGGNPAKRTFQALRIEVNGELSVLEAAIPAAVRSLAVGGRIGVLSYHSLEDRLVKQVFAAGAATTAPPGLPVVPERYQPRLKLLTRGAELPTEEEVAENRRAAPARLRGAERIREDVE; encoded by the coding sequence TTGAGCCAGAGTCGACATGTCCCGGTGATGCTCCAGCGGTGCCTGGACCTGTTGGCCCCCGCCCTGGAGCGGCCGGGTTCCGTGGTCGTCGACTGCACCCTGGGTCTCGGCGGCCACAGCGAGGCGCTGCTGACCCGCTTCCCCGAGGCCAGGCTCGTCGCCCTCGACCGCGACAAGGAGGCGCTGCGCCTGTCGGGCGAGCGGCTCGCGCCGTTCGGCGAGCGCGCCACCCTGGTGCACGCCGTCTACGACGAGCTGCCCGACGTCCTCGACCGGCTCGGCACCCCGCGCGTGCAGGGCGTCCTCTTCGACCTCGGCGTCTCCTCCATGCAGCTCGACGAGGCCGACCGCGGCTTCGCCTACGCCCAGGACGCCCCGCTCGACATGCGGATGGACCAGAGCACCGGCATGAGCGCCGCCGAGGTCCTCAACACCTACCCGCCCGGCGAACTGGTCCGCATCCTGCGGGCGTACGGCGAGGAGAAGCAGGCCAAGCGGATCGTCTCGGCGGTCGTCAGGGAGCGCGACAAGGAGCCCTTCTCCTCCAGCGCCCGGCTCGTCGAACTGATCAGGGACGCCCTGCCGCAGGCCGCCAAGCGCACCGGCGGCAACCCGGCCAAGCGCACCTTCCAGGCCCTGCGCATCGAGGTCAACGGCGAGCTGTCGGTCCTGGAGGCGGCGATCCCCGCGGCCGTGCGCTCGCTCGCGGTCGGCGGCCGGATCGGCGTCCTGTCGTACCACTCGCTGGAGGACCGGCTGGTGAAGCAGGTGTTCGCGGCCGGCGCCGCCACCACCGCGCCGCCGGGGCTGCCCGTGGTGCCCGAGCGCTACCAGCCCCGGCTCAAGCTCCTCACGCGGGGTGCCGAACTTCCCACCGAGGAAGAGGTCGCCGAGAACCGGCGGGCCGCGCCGGCCCGCCTGCGCGGGGCCGAGCGCATCAGGGAGGACGTCGAGTGA
- a CDS encoding UDP-N-acetylmuramoyl-L-alanyl-D-glutamate--2,6-diaminopimelate ligase — MTYPGPPRPVQVSATPLAELADQLAAAAPAGAAEITGITHDSRAVRPGDLYAALPGARLHGADFVNQAAGLGAVAVLTDPTGAERAAATGLPVLVTGDPRAGMGELAATIYGHPGRDLLQIGITGTSGKTTTAYLVEGGLKTVRSTGLIGTVETRIGDERIKSERTTPEATDLQALFAVMRERGVDAVAMEVSSHALVLGRVDGCVFDIAVFTNLSPEHMEFHSDMEDYFRAKAQLFTPERSRFGVVNADDEYGRRLAKEAGVPLVTYSAEGHPDADWRAEDVKVGPMDATFTVLGPEGERITARSPLPGPFNVANTLAAIVSLAAAGIDPQTAADGVAAVPGVPGRLERVDAGQPYLAVVDYAHKTDAVESVLRALRKVTEGSLHIVLGCGGDRDMTKREPMGAAAARLADTAVLTSDNPRSEDPLSILAAMLRGAASVPAHERGEVQVFEDRAAAIAAAVARARPGDTVLVAGKGHEQGQDIAGVVRPFDDRQVLREAIQQTQG, encoded by the coding sequence GTGACCTATCCGGGACCGCCGCGACCGGTGCAGGTCTCCGCCACACCCCTGGCGGAACTCGCCGATCAGCTGGCCGCCGCCGCGCCGGCCGGCGCCGCCGAGATCACGGGCATCACCCATGACTCGCGCGCCGTACGCCCCGGCGACCTGTACGCCGCCCTGCCCGGCGCCCGGCTGCACGGCGCCGACTTCGTCAACCAGGCCGCGGGACTCGGCGCGGTCGCCGTGCTGACCGACCCGACCGGCGCCGAGCGCGCCGCCGCCACCGGACTGCCGGTCCTGGTGACCGGCGACCCGCGGGCCGGGATGGGCGAGCTGGCCGCCACCATCTACGGCCACCCGGGGCGCGACCTGCTCCAGATCGGCATCACCGGCACCTCCGGCAAGACCACCACCGCCTACCTCGTCGAGGGCGGCCTGAAGACCGTCCGCAGCACGGGTCTGATCGGCACGGTCGAGACCCGCATCGGCGACGAGCGCATCAAGTCCGAGCGCACCACGCCCGAGGCCACCGACCTCCAGGCGCTGTTCGCGGTCATGCGCGAGCGCGGGGTCGACGCGGTCGCCATGGAGGTCTCCAGCCACGCGCTGGTCCTCGGCCGGGTCGACGGCTGCGTCTTCGACATCGCCGTCTTCACCAACCTCAGCCCGGAACACATGGAGTTCCACTCCGACATGGAGGACTACTTCCGGGCCAAGGCGCAGCTGTTCACACCCGAGCGCAGCAGGTTCGGGGTGGTCAACGCCGACGACGAGTACGGCAGGCGGCTCGCCAAGGAGGCCGGCGTCCCGCTCGTCACCTACTCCGCCGAGGGGCACCCGGACGCCGACTGGCGCGCCGAGGACGTCAAGGTCGGCCCGATGGACGCCACGTTCACCGTGCTCGGCCCCGAGGGCGAGCGGATCACCGCCCGCTCACCGCTGCCCGGCCCCTTCAACGTGGCCAACACCCTCGCCGCGATCGTCTCCCTGGCCGCCGCCGGGATCGACCCGCAGACCGCCGCCGACGGCGTCGCCGCGGTGCCCGGGGTGCCGGGCCGGCTGGAGCGGGTGGACGCGGGACAGCCGTACCTCGCGGTGGTCGACTACGCCCACAAGACGGACGCCGTCGAATCCGTCCTGCGGGCCCTGCGCAAGGTCACCGAGGGCAGCCTGCACATCGTGCTCGGCTGCGGCGGCGACCGCGACATGACGAAACGGGAGCCGATGGGCGCCGCGGCCGCCAGGCTCGCCGACACCGCCGTGCTCACCTCCGACAACCCGCGCTCCGAGGACCCCCTCTCCATCCTCGCGGCCATGCTCAGGGGCGCCGCCTCGGTGCCCGCGCACGAACGCGGCGAGGTGCAGGTCTTCGAGGACCGGGCCGCCGCCATCGCCGCGGCCGTCGCCAGGGCGCGGCCGGGGGACACCGTGCTCGTCGCGGGCAAGGGCCACGAACAGGGCCAGGACATCGCCGGGGTGGTGCGTCCCTTCGACGACCGCCAGGTGCTTCGCGAAGCTATCCAGCAGACCCAGGGATGA